In Maniola jurtina chromosome 19, ilManJurt1.1, whole genome shotgun sequence, the genomic stretch AGGATTATACAGAACAATAATAGTACCTATAGAGAGATTTAGAACTTGAAGGTGACGAAGCGTTGAGGaagtcaaagttaaagtcaAAGGCGTAAGTTCAAATTGGCTACCATTGCCCAATTTTTGATTATAATTGTTGAATGTGACAGTCGAattgaagtaagtaggtacctaatggtgATACATAATCTATATCTACAAGTGTTCCAGACGCGCCCATGTCTGAGAAGCAGCCCACAACAATCTGAGCCGTAAATTAGCAATTTGTTATGGATGAAGAAACCTCGTGATCTGACATCTCCATAAATAGACACAAAAGCAGATTAAGTATTACTAAATGATCCTCAAacagctgaacagattttcatcaAAGACGTTCCGTTCCATCCGTTTGATCACTATAATGCCACAGATAGACAAAACATACTAATAAAATCCCTGTCTTTGCGTCGGGTGTTAAAAACTTAAGATTCGTCCTGACTTTGGAGTTAAATACATAAGTTTACCGGCACTTTATATTCCAAGGATCGTCGATATAGTAAATGTGGAGGCTGAAAACTGGATAGGTGTCTGCGCTTTGATAGAGACACTCCGGTCCAAGCGGAACAGTGGACTGAAACAAGTATTAATGAAACCATAAGTTTAAAGATACGTATCagaacttcgtctgtggtggcgtttgctagcgcgcgtgttgtgactttttggagtgtttttttgttagaagttgctggtttttgtgttctgcagtgctggtgtttattggtggtggaactgactgggaagcgctctaaaggggcgccgcgagtatgtcggcgggcgccggcgcagacgaagtccatacttatagtttccctaacttgtaaatatctacaaacttgacattggctaatcagtgtaaagctaTCATCATTATCGTAATCAATCCGTCGCCGGTTCACTTCAGAGCACGGGACtactctcagagtgagaaggatttTAATGgtctactacgctggccaagtgcggattggcagattcacacaccttttagaaaaaccattatggaaaactctcaagcatgcaggtttcctcacgataaagTGATTATATGAGTACTTAGGTTTATTGGTGCGCATGAACACTGCGCATAACGTAACGTACAATACGCAGAAAttgtatacttaggtatttacttactaCTATTGAATTAATAATATAGTGTTCAATCATTTTAGTAAGCGTAGGCAGGCGGGCCAAGTGAGGTGATAGGCGAATAACATGAACGCAATTCATAGTGCTGCATTCATAGTCACCAAGAAACCACTAAGTACACCAGTcaccaacatttaaaaaaattgatgccAAATTCCTTAAGGAATTCAATTTTTTcggaatataaataaataccagATGACGTGTTAACAGGGTGTTATCTATAAATGTGCCAAATTGTATTCAAAATCCATTTAGCAGTTTCGGCATAATGTGCGaagatagaaaaaaatataatattataaaaggcaCGTTAGGAGAAAGATTTAATTACCTCTGCTATCATTCTACCCTTATAGCTCTCGAACCAGTCCCTGTCTTTGGGGGGCTTAGTAAGTTTGCCGAAGATCTGAAGGCCAACGCCGACGAGGTAGCCCTTGGTTGTCACTGCGAACCAGGGCAGTAAGTTTTCGCAGAGTGTCTCACGCGACATGTTGTAATGGTAGTGAGTtcctgaaaaacaaaataagaatgATAAGGTACGTAGTAAATATCTCCATATTAATATATACTTGTGTCGTagcagtttatttattattatcatttcaacCCAACTATAGTCAACTATTTAGTACGGGACAGTTCGAGATgtcaatcggggtatgaggcggggggacaccctgcacacccgcacctcgcacgtcacccgccctatcccgcaccgggttagcgcggggactgtgcgggtgtgaggaccgtccccaccccgattgccatctcgagctGTCGCGTACCAGACCTACATTGCACGGGACTCCTCTCAGGGTTTACACCACACAGGTCAAGTGCGATATGGCAGACTTcaacctttgacaacattatgggcaactctcaggcatgcaggtttcctcgcgatgttttccttcgccattaaagcaagtgatattcttgcttaaaatgcacatagctccgaaaagggTAGGTGTAAGTccgccagcgtggtggactctagcctaaatctttctcattctgaaaagagatCCGTACTCAATATCCAGCGATAGGAGATGATagtaataatgatgatgaaagtgCCAGTAATCATCATAAACTTACCCATATTAGGTACACAGTTCTGTTTCTTGAACAGCGTGGTGTTAAGTTCGGCTTCTGTGCTCGGGATGCGCATGAGCTGCCCGTCGGGGTCGCTGACCCACACGCCGCCATCTTGCAGCGTCGCACCGTTTTCCACTTGTGGACCCGCGCCCGCTGCCAAAGATTCTGAAAATCAAAAACAGGAAAACGTATGTGTCAGCATTAtcgtcatcgtcaaccgatgAATGACTACAACTGGACATAGCCCATAGGTGTCTTGTAGGATcttggtcttgcgccgcctgaatccaacggctccttgcgactcgcttgatgtcatctgtccacctagttaAACAGTGGATCCACCTTCCAGTCACTGCGATCGCTATTCATCAAATTGTACCTAGTTGTCATTTTACCACAATCTACCCACGATCAACCCCGTAAGTTTACATTAGATTGCATAAGAGAGCAATCTAcatcatcaataacaataatcaTCCCCGGTGCTGTTTGCGTCGAATAATAACCTAAGCACTTAGAATAACCACCCCCTAAGCACATGTTTGATAGATTTGTGGAACACGATTCCTGTTAGAAATAGCAAATATACAACTTGCCTTCAGAAACCAAGTATTGCGTGATAGCCCAGTATTCCTTCGCTGGCTCACCGTCAGACGCTGGCACGCTCCACTTCGTGAACCACTTTTCAGGCTTAAACGTTGGAGTGATAAACTCATCGGTTGGGAACTGTAAAACACATAAGTACTTTAAACTTTCAATGCCAAAAGTAATTGCCCACTTGGTATTTGTTCTTACTTGTCCCGTAACACACAGGTATGGGAACATGGCCTCATCGACTAGTCTAGTTAGAAATATAGTTAAGAGCAGAAAAATTTACTGTTTTGGCCCTTGAAACATGACAAATCATTATGGCCCTAAGGCTTCAAAGTTTGAAGACCCCTGATATAGTATATTGCATCATAAttaaccaccaggtgagatgacAGACAAGAGCTTAGATGTAAAAGaagagtaaataaaaaatccacCAAGTAAGTTAAACAAGTTGGAGAACTTTCCAGAATACACAAATGTACATCTCGTGTATGAGCGAAGTAATTTCCGACCATGTCATTCAGATAAATTAGATAAACGATTGCATTGTGATTTCTGGACTGGTGACGAAAGCATCAATTTGTTCCTTCGTGACAAtaaatgttataagtttgcgATAATCCAGCCATAGTACATTCAAAttgttctccatgttctcaaaggtgtgtgaagtctgccaatccgcattggggcagcgtggctgactatggcctaaacccttctcattctgagaggagacccgtactctgtagtggggtggaaatgagttgatcatgatgatatatATTCAAATTACCTCGCTGCTGTCTCAGCTATTTATCGATCTAATCCGTGGTATGAAGTAAGGCATGTCTTCAGGGGAGTCATTTGACAATTTTGCAGTACATTGATCAATTGATGAATATTATGTGTGTAATAACAGACATATCTTCTCCAAAGCTCTTTTTACCTGAAACCAACTATATTTACCGCAAGTTGTACTCCAGCTACGAATCCAGATGGATCGTATAACGGACAAACATATTTCCCAGGTGAACAGTATAGCCGCAGTTCTTCCAGAGGCCCGGGAGGACGTTCAGTTCTACGCCAACCTTCGCTCTCAGCTTGCGCCAGCGTGCGGGGGAGCTTGTAAAAGTACTCCTTATCTGCTAACGCGTCTGACCAACCGAACTtaactgaaaataaatattgtcttctataaataaatttaaaatgaaaaactgaCTGAGTGTCATGACAAAAGCTCAATCTGGTCGTCTTGGGATCTTGAAATTTTCCATTTCATGTATAATGTCCTccctcactaagaaaggatattCGGACATTCCCAGCGAAGAGGGTTGGTTCACCTTACAGCTAGGATAGGCGTTCGCCCTACTCGTCAAAGGCGTAAGAGCTGTCAGATTCTCAGGAGCCGCATTGGGAGTGTCATAATAATGCGTGAGCAGAGGTGCCTACGATACGTCTGAATATTGTTGCTGACGTCACAGGCATGCTTGGAAAACCCGTTGCGTATTTTTGCTTTTTGTTTTTACGTCTCTGGCGATGCACTGGCAGCTTGCTCGAGTATATATACAATCACCTTTAGAAAATGGCTTAAATAATGGGACTAACTTTGATTTTTGAATCAGCTCTGCGCTTCCTCTCTATTCCCTAATAACcatatagaaaatattttaatagcgTCAATTGCCCAAAAATATGTGCGGTTAGGTGCATAACTTATTTTGTAGTGATAAAAAAGGTGAAGAGTCAAACTTGATGAACTTATCACGAATTCGTTTCGTACATACttacacaataataaaaaatttaattgtacAACTCACCTCGGAGACCATTATATTGAAATCCTGAAACAAAGCAAAAttatgtattaggtacctacttaagttataGTTTTAAGCGAAATCATCGCAAGCATCTTTACATAAAAGGTCAAGAAAGCGTCAGagctttaaattttgaaaaaaaaaattggtttgaacaTGAAAAGCTAAAGAAAGCATCAGAGCAGAGcagatttaaattttgaaaaacatataaaataggtTAGAACATGAAAAGCGCGAGTCCgaaaattttagtttatttattttaggtagGATAGTAATACAGGTGCTACttgtattaagtattttaatataaataattatgaggttttgtaaaaaaatcaaagtcCGCTATAATTTTTAACAACAAATTTTTGGGTTCCGCAAATTCGAATTCATGTTCGAATTGAACAAAATATAATCAATTGCATTACCTACTGGAGCATGAACTCTGACAGAGCTCGCTAAATTGAATAGGAATAGGCGACAAAATACATTCGCTGGTGACAAGAGAAGAATGAGTAATACGATTTGTCTgtaaatacattatttatagcATATCTAAGCTATGGCTATGTATCCAGAATTTGTTTACTCTGAGCCCTGACACATCAGCCCATCTATGTAGCTTCACTGTAGGCAAAGACTAAAGAGTGTATATAATTTAGAGAGTAATTGTAGTTATCTAggtacatagtaggtacctacctacttgcaattTGCATGCACGTTTTTcgttttaaattttacaattttattagtgTTCTGCTAactataattaggtattttacgCTTTTTAGTCTGTTTCAAAAAcgtgttttagggttccttatccAAGGGTGCTAACGGGACTCTAACACGGGACCTTCCTAGCAACTTGAATTTCtcaatgtttcaattttcaagtcaTTATCTCTTCAGAAAGTTAGTTCGAAATCGATTATTTTGGACCGAACAGgcaaacaaactaacaaacaaccATTTTTTACAGGGCATTCACACAAAAATCATAACATGGAATGGTCTAGGCAGCTTTTATACAAGAATCCAGAATCTAGTTATAGTTCCAGTCAGACGAGGtcgtattaaatattattataattagtatacAAGATGTTTTctttgtataggtacctacctactgcctGTTATCTTAGTGAGggcaataaaaatatcttgAGTCCAATAAcctgaatattaattaataactttATCGATTTggtttcattttatattttaaaaaatctggtcaagtgcttgggtagggttccgtagacaATCGAtgttccgtttttttttaatatcagttCTATTTATTATAGGTGGACAATGAATCTaagtaaataatacaaaatagttATGACACACAGATAGAATGTGGACAATGAAACTATGAGGATTCCTTGTTTCAccatgaaaccctaaaaacgaaagGACGGTGAAGTAGGAATAAGTAGGATTCGCGGCCTCCGATGAGTTTTGGGATGATGAAGTAGATTGTGGAACTTTGATAGTAATTACTTAGATTACGAACCTAGGTATGATAATATACCAATTTGAAAAAGTGGCTGGAGTTCAGCCGCGACATTTTTCCATCTGAAGCAataatttttcatttgaaaaggtacctaggtacgcTAAACGCTCTTGGTTCCATTTAATGAAGATTTTAGAAATTGTACTCGACTCAACGGACAAGAGCATCAATTCGCTGATACTTTAGtatatagtaaaattaaattcaCAATCAAATATACTAACATAATAGGCATTGATATAGAAATTCTTTATCGAATAGATCTCTAGATTAGTTAGATTAGTATTTGaactttaaatatttacataccaGAAGCCAAAGAAGCGATGGCCAACAAAGTAACAAGTTCTTTCATTTCAACGTTTTTTTGTTCTCAGGGCTCTTAACCGTCCCGTCTCGAGTAGGGAACGCGACTGAATTGCACCTCAATGGAAGCaatttaaaagcaaataaaacTGGCCCAAGCGAGCGGAcgttattaataaaatgtttacagATTTAAGTAAATGATTAACTAAAGATACCGACAGACATACATAGATTATAGTTCAACGCATCGGAAAACTGGACCGACAAAGGCCGCGGAATGGCCTCCCTGGCTAAGTGGTGAGAGCTACAGTCTTATTAATGGGAAGACCCTAGGATACAGCAGGGATTTGGgattttatagtttctaaatttCCTCTGGTCTTGTCTGGTGGGACacttaccaccttaccggcaaagctgtgtcTCAAAGCGATgtggcgttccggtacgatgccgtgtagaaaccaaagtaaTATAGGTTAAATAATAACTGTAATATCCCTTCGGTTAGGTCTTAATGCAAAATCGTCAGTTTCTGTAATCTgattgaaaaatatacatataatatatatatgtgggcctttgttgcttaaataaacaaataaaaaataaataaataaaaaataaaaaaattttatcAAGGTTTTTAGCGCCTCCGAAGCGCCTGTAAAAAAGGCAAGACTAAAAAGAAACCGAGTATCTAGTATCAGTG encodes the following:
- the LOC123874992 gene encoding uncharacterized protein LOC123874992, which gives rise to MKELVTLLAIASLASGFQYNGLRVKFGWSDALADKEYFYKLPRTLAQAESEGWRRTERPPGPLEELRLYCSPGKYVCPLYDPSGFVAGVQLAFPTDEFITPTFKPEKWFTKWSVPASDGEPAKEYWAITQYLVSEESLAAGAGPQVENGATLQDGGVWVSDPDGQLMRIPSTEAELNTTLFKKQNCVPNMGTHYHYNMSRETLCENLLPWFAVTTKGYLVGVGLQIFGKLTKPPKDRDWFESYKGRMIAESTVPLGPECLYQSADTYPVFSLHIYYIDDPWNIKCRPGDSVKPADVISRLMINVDRYSTSLVDNLKKIFTVNKT